In one window of Tellurirhabdus rosea DNA:
- a CDS encoding thioredoxin domain-containing protein, with translation MNRLANETSPYLLQHAHNPVDWYAWGPEALQKAKEENKPILVSIGYSACHWCHVMERESFEKADIAEVMNQHFVCIKVDREERPDVDAIYMESVQAMGVHGGWPLNVFLMPDARPFYGVTYVPPRNWVNLLDSVRNAFEQHFDQLDESADGFARHLNMSVTEQYYLKDEAPAFTQEALDEMVAGLKKSFDAEKGGPRKAPKFPMPSIYGFLLRYHHLTKAEDILRHIKHTLNRMALGGIYDQLGGGFARYSVDDEWFAPHFEKMLYDNGQLLTLYAEAYSLTNSDLYRKTVYQTIDFVRRELTSEEGGFYSALDADSEGEEGKFYTWTTPELRELLGDDYPWFAEFYAITDSGNWEHGRNILHRTEEDPEFATGWGMTTEQFTQKLETAHRSLMAVRETRIRPGLDDKILCSWNGLMLKGLVTAYRVFGETSFLELAEANARFLRTRLTDRETGRLWHSYKAGRATLTAYLEDYAAVIDGYLALYQATFAEEWLIEADRLARYTLDHFWDGEDRLFFFTDETGEALIARRKEVFDNVIPASNSMMAHNLYTLSLLLDRPDYTERLDAMMGRVQHLLAQNADYLTHWAALYALRVQPTAEIAIVGPEAQAIRQQVDEAGFHPNKVLAGTKTESALPLLEQRTPINGQTAIYVCYNRTCQLPVTEVEKAIASLEA, from the coding sequence ATGAATCGTCTCGCGAACGAAACCAGTCCTTATCTGCTTCAGCATGCCCATAACCCCGTCGATTGGTACGCCTGGGGGCCGGAAGCGCTGCAGAAAGCCAAAGAAGAAAACAAGCCTATTCTGGTCAGCATCGGCTATTCGGCCTGTCACTGGTGCCACGTCATGGAACGGGAGTCCTTCGAAAAAGCGGATATCGCTGAGGTCATGAACCAGCATTTTGTCTGCATCAAGGTGGACCGCGAGGAGCGGCCCGATGTGGACGCCATTTACATGGAGTCCGTGCAGGCGATGGGCGTGCATGGCGGCTGGCCGCTCAACGTCTTTCTGATGCCCGACGCCCGGCCCTTCTACGGCGTTACCTACGTGCCGCCCCGCAACTGGGTCAACCTGCTCGACAGCGTCCGCAACGCCTTCGAACAGCATTTTGACCAGCTCGACGAATCGGCCGACGGCTTTGCCCGCCACCTGAACATGAGCGTCACCGAGCAGTATTACCTCAAGGACGAGGCCCCCGCCTTCACGCAGGAAGCCCTCGACGAGATGGTCGCGGGCCTCAAAAAATCGTTCGATGCCGAAAAAGGCGGACCGCGGAAAGCGCCCAAATTTCCGATGCCGAGCATTTACGGCTTCCTGCTGCGCTACCACCACCTGACCAAAGCCGAAGACATTCTCCGCCACATCAAACACACGCTGAACCGGATGGCTCTCGGCGGCATCTACGACCAGCTCGGCGGCGGCTTTGCCCGGTATTCGGTGGACGACGAATGGTTTGCGCCCCATTTTGAAAAAATGCTCTACGACAACGGGCAGTTGCTGACGCTCTACGCCGAAGCCTACAGCCTGACCAATAGCGATTTGTACCGCAAAACGGTCTACCAGACCATCGACTTTGTCCGCCGCGAACTCACCAGCGAGGAAGGCGGGTTCTACTCGGCGCTGGATGCCGACAGCGAAGGCGAAGAAGGGAAGTTCTACACCTGGACCACGCCCGAACTCCGCGAACTGCTGGGCGACGACTACCCCTGGTTTGCCGAGTTTTACGCCATTACCGACAGCGGCAACTGGGAACACGGCCGCAACATCCTGCACCGGACCGAGGAAGACCCCGAATTTGCCACCGGCTGGGGCATGACCACCGAGCAGTTTACCCAGAAACTCGAAACGGCGCACCGCAGCCTGATGGCCGTCCGGGAGACGCGCATTCGCCCCGGTCTGGACGACAAAATCCTGTGTTCGTGGAATGGCCTCATGCTGAAAGGGCTGGTGACGGCCTACCGGGTGTTTGGCGAAACGTCGTTTCTCGAACTGGCCGAAGCCAACGCGCGTTTCCTGCGCACCCGACTGACCGACCGCGAGACCGGCCGCCTGTGGCACTCCTATAAAGCCGGACGGGCGACCCTCACGGCCTATCTGGAAGACTATGCCGCGGTCATCGACGGGTATCTGGCGCTGTACCAGGCGACGTTTGCCGAAGAATGGCTCATCGAAGCCGACCGGCTGGCCCGCTACACGCTCGACCATTTCTGGGACGGCGAAGACCGGCTGTTTTTCTTCACCGACGAAACCGGCGAAGCCCTCATTGCCCGCCGGAAAGAAGTGTTCGACAACGTCATTCCGGCCTCCAACTCCATGATGGCCCACAACCTGTACACCCTCAGTCTGCTGCTCGACCGCCCCGACTACACCGAACGGCTGGATGCCATGATGGGCCGGGTGCAGCACCTGCTGGCCCAGAACGCCGATTACCTGACGCACTGGGCCGCCCTCTACGCGCTGCGGGTTCAGCCGACGGCCGAAATTGCTATTGTGGGTCCCGAGGCACAGGCAATCCGGCAGCAGGTCGATGAGGCGGGTTTTCATCCCAACAAAGTGCTGGCCGGTACCAAAACGGAAAGTGCGCTGCCCCTGCTGGAACAACGCACGCCCATCAACGGCCAGACGGCCATTTATGTCTGTTACAACCGAACCTGTCAGTTGCCCGTAACGGAGGTCGAAAAGGCCATTGCGTCGCTGGAAGCCTGA
- a CDS encoding MBOAT family O-acyltransferase, which translates to MLFNSIEFLLFFLLVTPTYFLLPHRYRWLLLLTASCYFYMAFVPVYILILGGTIVVDYFAGIWLENAEGPRRKALLVASLVANIGVLAIFKYYNFLNDNLTALLGLGEIKNPIPALKMLLPIGLSFHTFQAMSYTIEVYRGNQKAERHFGIYALYVMFYPQLVAGPIERPQNVLHQFHEVHKFDYTNAVEGLKRMLWGLVKKLVIADRLALYVDVIYGNTHYHNGMTFLVASVFFAIQIYCDFSAYSDIALGSARVMGFDLMENFRRPYFARTVSEFWSRWHISLTTWFRDYLYIPLGGNRVSVPRWYLNQMIVFMVSGLWHGAAWTFVIWGGLNGFYLIAATATKPWRKTVAEAVGLTRLPGLHKMLEIGFTFLLICLTWVFFRAATVSDAFFILKQIATMGTSIYTPDRFAIFTPNPAALLYAVFGIGLLFLYEGKQEYFSGLFSLQHNSRTLVRHLTYAALVMLIMLLGVLDGGQFIYFQF; encoded by the coding sequence ATGCTGTTCAATTCTATTGAATTTTTACTGTTCTTTCTACTCGTCACGCCGACGTATTTTCTGCTGCCGCACCGGTACCGCTGGCTTCTGCTCCTGACGGCGAGTTGTTATTTCTACATGGCGTTTGTGCCGGTGTACATCCTGATTCTGGGCGGCACCATCGTGGTGGATTATTTCGCCGGAATCTGGCTGGAAAACGCGGAAGGTCCCCGGCGAAAGGCCCTGCTGGTGGCCAGTCTGGTCGCCAACATCGGTGTGCTGGCCATTTTCAAGTATTACAACTTTCTCAACGACAACCTCACGGCGCTGCTCGGCCTGGGCGAGATTAAAAACCCCATACCGGCGCTGAAGATGCTGCTGCCCATCGGGCTGTCGTTCCATACGTTTCAGGCCATGAGCTACACCATCGAGGTGTACCGGGGCAACCAGAAAGCGGAGCGGCATTTCGGCATCTATGCGCTGTACGTCATGTTTTACCCGCAACTGGTGGCGGGGCCCATCGAACGGCCGCAGAACGTGCTGCACCAGTTTCACGAAGTTCACAAATTCGATTATACCAACGCCGTTGAAGGGCTGAAGCGGATGCTCTGGGGGCTGGTCAAAAAGCTGGTGATTGCCGACCGGCTGGCGCTGTACGTGGACGTGATCTACGGAAATACGCACTACCACAACGGCATGACCTTTCTGGTGGCTTCCGTCTTTTTCGCCATCCAGATCTACTGCGACTTTTCGGCGTATTCGGACATTGCGCTGGGGTCGGCGCGGGTGATGGGCTTTGACCTGATGGAAAATTTCCGGCGGCCGTATTTCGCCCGCACCGTGTCGGAGTTCTGGTCGCGCTGGCACATTTCGCTGACGACCTGGTTCCGCGATTATCTGTACATTCCGTTGGGCGGCAACCGGGTGTCGGTGCCGCGCTGGTATCTGAACCAGATGATCGTGTTCATGGTCAGCGGCCTGTGGCACGGGGCGGCCTGGACGTTTGTCATCTGGGGCGGCCTGAACGGGTTCTACCTGATTGCGGCGACGGCCACCAAACCCTGGCGGAAAACCGTGGCCGAAGCCGTAGGACTTACCCGTCTGCCGGGCCTGCACAAAATGCTGGAAATTGGGTTTACCTTCCTGCTCATCTGCCTGACCTGGGTTTTCTTCCGGGCCGCCACCGTCTCCGACGCCTTTTTTATCCTCAAACAGATCGCGACGATGGGCACCTCGATTTACACGCCGGACCGCTTTGCCATCTTCACGCCCAATCCGGCGGCCCTGCTGTACGCTGTTTTTGGAATCGGACTGCTGTTCCTGTATGAAGGCAAGCAGGAATATTTCTCCGGCCTGTTTTCGCTCCAGCACAACTCCCGCACCCTGGTTCGTCACCTCACCTATGCCGCGCTGGTCATGCTGATCATGCTGCTGGGCGTGCTCGACGGCGGACAGTTCATTTATTTCCAGTTCTAA
- a CDS encoding creatininase family protein, translating to MRPYILAETNWKQIQETRFDLAILPWGATEAHNFHLPYATDVIEADFIAAESARLAWEKGAKIIVLPTIPFGVNTGQTDILLDINLYPSTQLAILGDIIEVLNRQGIHKLLILNSHGGNDFRWMLRELGVRYPDMLLATCSWFAVLDKSKYFDEPKGDHADEMETSLLLHFRPDLVTPLDQTGDGTARQWTIQGMREGWAWAERRWSEVTADTGIGNPKKATAEKGKRYFEDVTEKISGLLVELAAADRSKLYE from the coding sequence ATGCGTCCTTACATCCTGGCCGAAACCAACTGGAAACAGATACAGGAAACCCGCTTCGATCTCGCCATTCTGCCCTGGGGAGCCACCGAAGCGCATAATTTCCACCTCCCCTACGCCACCGACGTGATCGAAGCCGACTTCATCGCCGCCGAGTCCGCCCGGCTGGCCTGGGAGAAAGGTGCGAAAATAATTGTGCTGCCCACCATCCCGTTCGGGGTAAATACCGGACAAACAGACATCCTCCTCGACATCAATCTGTACCCGAGTACCCAGCTCGCCATTCTGGGCGACATCATTGAAGTGCTGAACCGGCAGGGCATCCATAAGCTGCTGATTCTGAACAGCCACGGCGGCAATGATTTCCGCTGGATGCTCCGCGAACTGGGCGTCCGCTATCCCGACATGCTGCTGGCGACCTGCTCCTGGTTTGCGGTGCTGGACAAAAGCAAATACTTCGACGAACCCAAAGGCGACCATGCCGACGAGATGGAAACGAGCCTCCTCCTGCACTTCCGCCCGGACCTGGTTACGCCGCTGGACCAGACAGGCGACGGCACGGCCAGACAGTGGACCATCCAGGGCATGCGCGAAGGCTGGGCCTGGGCCGAACGCCGCTGGTCGGAAGTGACCGCTGACACGGGCATCGGTAATCCCAAAAAAGCGACGGCCGAAAAAGGAAAGCGGTATTTTGAAGACGTGACCGAAAAAATCAGCGGCCTGCTGGTCGAACTGGCGGCGGCGGATCGGAGCAAGTTGTACGAGTGA
- a CDS encoding RNA polymerase sigma factor encodes MSKRLPADQAQLLWQEFRSGDAYALANIMQSYYAELFHWGMRLHPDREFVKDCIQEVFVNLWQSQPTARPVENVRSYLFVVLKTRILRELSRNPVTHPFSLPDDYAFSVEFSADTRLIEEEHEIYQLRQLERVMNHLPGRQKELIYLRFYQNLSFDQIAEVMHLGRQSVHNLLNKSLNSLRRHWAALMLPLCLLFC; translated from the coding sequence ATGAGCAAACGACTACCCGCAGACCAGGCACAGTTGCTCTGGCAGGAATTTCGGTCGGGCGACGCTTACGCACTCGCCAACATCATGCAGAGTTATTATGCCGAGTTGTTCCACTGGGGCATGCGCCTGCACCCCGACCGGGAGTTTGTCAAGGACTGCATTCAGGAAGTGTTCGTTAACCTCTGGCAGTCCCAGCCGACCGCCCGTCCGGTCGAGAATGTCCGGTCGTACCTGTTTGTCGTGCTGAAGACCCGCATCCTGCGGGAATTGTCCCGGAACCCCGTCACCCACCCCTTTTCCCTGCCCGACGATTACGCCTTTTCGGTTGAATTTTCGGCCGACACCCGTCTCATTGAGGAAGAACACGAAATCTACCAGCTTCGCCAGCTGGAACGGGTGATGAATCACCTGCCCGGTCGGCAGAAAGAACTGATCTACCTCCGCTTTTACCAGAATCTGAGCTTCGACCAGATCGCGGAGGTCATGCACCTGGGTCGCCAGTCGGTCCATAATCTCCTGAACAAATCGCTGAATAGCCTGCGTCGGCACTGGGCCGCTCTGATGCTCCCGCTTTGCCTTCTGTTTTGCTGA
- a CDS encoding FecR family protein, translated as MKQYETYQFEDFIRDEDFRDWVQGHSSHEAFWLTFPERFPEQRDAFRQAELFVRAASTRPDPLGEPEIRREVERFLEKAEAAFTQPAPGPPPAPVRRIGLLRHRALWQAAAAAVVVGLTVWQIGKQADSAPASVPNNPAGEELVRTTNSSQHSIRLVLSDGSTVVLQPKSQLQYPSRFTGNTRNVYLNGEALFSVKRGTLPFRVHTEGMVTRVLGTRFVVRAFEADPKATVQVLSGKVSVYKPRPVSTPENKEVNGLILSVNQAAIYEKSVGNLTKTLVATPALVAPKVIRPRFDYTEEPLSVILQELETAYAIPIQFDAQAFQACRITASLTHEGLYEKLNILCKAASASYEITDGQIVISRKGYK; from the coding sequence ATGAAGCAGTACGAAACCTACCAGTTCGAAGACTTTATCCGGGACGAGGATTTCCGGGACTGGGTGCAGGGCCACAGCAGCCACGAGGCGTTCTGGCTGACCTTCCCGGAGCGTTTCCCGGAGCAGCGGGACGCTTTCCGGCAGGCCGAACTCTTTGTGCGGGCGGCCAGCACCCGGCCCGACCCCCTCGGAGAACCCGAAATCCGGCGGGAGGTCGAACGCTTTCTTGAAAAGGCGGAAGCGGCTTTTACTCAACCTGCGCCCGGTCCTCCGCCTGCGCCGGTCCGGCGAATCGGTCTTCTGCGGCACAGGGCGCTCTGGCAGGCGGCCGCCGCGGCGGTGGTTGTGGGCCTGACGGTCTGGCAGATCGGCAAACAGGCCGACAGTGCCCCGGCATCCGTCCCAAACAACCCCGCCGGTGAAGAACTGGTCCGGACCACCAACTCGTCCCAGCACTCGATCCGGCTGGTGCTCAGCGACGGCTCGACGGTGGTTCTCCAGCCCAAAAGCCAGCTCCAGTACCCGTCGCGGTTTACGGGCAATACCCGGAATGTGTACCTCAACGGCGAGGCGCTTTTCTCTGTCAAACGCGGAACCCTGCCGTTCCGGGTCCATACCGAAGGCATGGTGACCCGCGTGCTCGGCACGCGCTTTGTCGTCCGGGCCTTCGAAGCGGACCCCAAGGCGACGGTGCAGGTGCTTTCCGGAAAAGTATCCGTGTACAAGCCCCGCCCGGTGAGTACGCCCGAAAACAAGGAAGTGAACGGCCTGATCCTGAGCGTCAACCAGGCCGCCATTTACGAAAAAAGTGTCGGCAACCTGACCAAAACGCTGGTGGCGACCCCCGCGCTGGTGGCCCCGAAAGTCATCCGCCCCCGGTTTGACTACACGGAAGAGCCGCTGTCGGTCATTTTGCAGGAACTCGAAACGGCCTACGCCATCCCAATCCAGTTCGACGCGCAGGCGTTTCAGGCGTGCCGCATTACCGCCTCGCTGACCCACGAGGGCCTGTACGAAAAACTGAATATTCTGTGCAAGGCGGCTTCTGCCAGCTACGAAATCACCGACGGCCAGATTGTCATCAGCCGGAAAGGATACAAGTAA
- a CDS encoding SusC/RagA family TonB-linked outer membrane protein: MTKNPFQSRRGRRLRQTLLLSLFLAFVAGLSPAFPDPVQEYLAKRLTIHAQNTEIRKVLSEIEKATGVQFVYSSEVLNAHQKITVEASNSTLEEVLGKVLKPLRVRYELVGRKLILSAGLASAPETGLLLPVEKPEENLRAEASRAEAPKRAVTGQVTDEKGQGLPGVSVVLKGTQRGTTTTASGSFQLDVPEEGSPVLVFSYVGYETREVPVGSQSTFRISLTPESKALTEVVVTALGIKKSAKSLGYATASVAAEEITVNRTANFMNALQGKMAGVNITPLGSGPAGTSKIRIRGQSSFGGNNSPLIVVNGVPIDNTNFGARGDVSERGSNRNSDGGDGLSSINPDNIETMTVLKGAAASALYGSRAKDGVIMITTKTRGSGNGIGLEYNTNFTSETPLDYTDYQYEYGQGENGVRPTTPNPTSGQWSFGERFQPGMTQVLFDNVTVPYVPQRNQITQYYQKGYTWTNTLTLSSGGEFGGFSLSLSNLDNRTILPGSGYTRRTVNLGFTHTLAKKLTVSGNVNYSNEYRKNPPNIAEQDYSPVVLFSMANSMPMDLLKQYTTDANGDEYRWSRFTNRTNPYFALLRFENIHNDRIFGNLTARYNFTDWLFLQGRIGQDYYSREQDYNLPTGSQRQPAAPPGFVNGQYVQDARTVRELNADFLLGANKTFGNLGVNVNLGGNQMYRRVSRQNVLVQDFFTRGLYTVGNGRLRDPVYEFSERQVNSLYASAELSYKEMLFLNGTARNDWFSTLSPANRSILYPSVTASFVFSQAFATALPSWLSFGKIRAAYAEVGSDTDVSPYANNLFYTINPLQFTSPAGVAQPLASISGATVPNANLRPMRVSEKEIGLELRLFNNALGLDFTYYDKLSSDQILRAQISDGGGFTSQLINVGESRNQGLEMMVNISPVKTPDLTWNLNVNAAYNKTKVLNLGTSVSDNMITVGTGEFTGELRQVVGQPIGQLYGFGYLRDAQGRQVFDAGNGRPLRTANQVSFGSAVPLWVGGITNSLSYKGVNLSVLVDFKLGHKMISGTNFNAWRHGLHKGTLAGRDQGYVIGVGVNPNGEVNQVRSGVQAYYETVRSQNIAEEFVYNAGLWQLRQISLGYDFSRFLPRNSRFIKGVRLNAVASNVAVLKKWVPNIHPEQFGFPSDNLVGLEATGLPITRNVGFNLNVRF; encoded by the coding sequence ATGACGAAGAATCCATTCCAATCCCGGCGGGGCCGGCGGCTGCGGCAGACCCTGCTTCTGAGTCTGTTCCTGGCTTTTGTGGCGGGCCTGTCCCCGGCGTTTCCGGACCCGGTGCAGGAGTATCTGGCCAAACGGCTCACCATTCACGCGCAGAACACCGAAATCCGGAAGGTACTCAGCGAGATCGAAAAGGCTACCGGCGTCCAGTTCGTCTACAGTTCGGAAGTCCTCAATGCGCACCAGAAAATTACGGTGGAAGCCAGCAATTCCACCCTCGAAGAAGTGCTGGGCAAAGTCCTGAAGCCGCTGCGCGTCCGGTACGAACTCGTCGGCCGGAAACTGATCCTCTCGGCGGGGCTGGCATCGGCCCCGGAAACCGGCCTGCTCCTCCCGGTCGAAAAGCCGGAAGAGAACCTCCGCGCCGAAGCCTCCCGGGCGGAAGCCCCGAAACGGGCGGTGACCGGCCAGGTGACGGACGAGAAAGGTCAGGGCTTACCGGGCGTCAGCGTCGTGCTGAAAGGCACGCAGCGCGGCACCACCACTACCGCTTCCGGCAGTTTCCAGCTCGACGTGCCCGAGGAAGGCAGCCCGGTGCTCGTGTTCAGTTACGTCGGCTACGAAACCCGGGAAGTGCCCGTCGGCAGCCAGTCGACGTTCCGGATCTCGCTGACGCCCGAAAGCAAGGCCCTGACCGAAGTCGTCGTGACGGCGCTGGGCATCAAGAAATCGGCCAAAAGCCTCGGGTACGCTACAGCTTCGGTGGCCGCCGAAGAAATCACCGTCAACCGCACGGCCAATTTCATGAATGCCTTGCAGGGGAAAATGGCGGGGGTCAATATTACACCGCTGGGGTCGGGTCCGGCCGGGACGAGCAAAATCCGGATTCGCGGGCAGTCGTCGTTCGGCGGCAACAACTCGCCCCTGATCGTGGTCAACGGCGTGCCCATCGACAATACCAACTTCGGCGCGCGCGGCGACGTCTCCGAACGGGGCAGCAACCGGAACTCGGACGGCGGCGACGGCCTCAGCAGCATCAACCCCGACAACATCGAAACCATGACCGTGCTGAAAGGTGCGGCGGCTTCGGCGCTCTACGGCTCCCGGGCCAAGGACGGCGTCATCATGATCACGACCAAAACGCGGGGGTCGGGCAACGGCATCGGGCTGGAATACAACACCAACTTCACCTCCGAAACCCCGCTGGACTACACCGATTACCAGTACGAATACGGGCAGGGCGAAAACGGCGTCCGGCCCACCACGCCCAACCCTACCTCCGGACAATGGAGCTTCGGCGAACGGTTTCAGCCCGGCATGACGCAGGTGCTGTTCGACAACGTGACCGTTCCGTACGTGCCGCAGCGCAACCAGATTACACAGTATTACCAGAAAGGCTACACCTGGACCAACACGCTCACGCTCTCGTCCGGCGGCGAGTTCGGCGGTTTCAGCCTTTCGCTTTCCAACCTCGACAACCGCACGATTCTGCCCGGTTCGGGCTATACCCGCCGGACGGTCAATCTGGGCTTTACGCACACGCTGGCCAAAAAACTGACCGTTTCGGGCAACGTCAATTATTCGAACGAATACCGCAAGAACCCGCCCAATATCGCCGAGCAGGATTACAGCCCGGTGGTCCTTTTCAGCATGGCCAATTCGATGCCGATGGACCTGCTCAAACAATACACCACCGACGCCAACGGCGACGAGTACCGCTGGTCGCGGTTCACAAACCGGACCAATCCGTACTTTGCCCTGCTGCGATTCGAGAACATTCATAACGACCGGATTTTCGGCAACCTGACGGCCCGGTACAACTTCACGGACTGGCTCTTTCTGCAGGGCCGCATCGGGCAGGATTACTATTCCCGCGAACAGGATTATAACCTCCCGACCGGCAGCCAGCGCCAGCCCGCGGCCCCGCCGGGTTTTGTCAACGGCCAGTACGTGCAGGATGCCCGGACCGTCCGCGAACTGAACGCCGACTTTCTGCTCGGGGCCAACAAAACCTTTGGGAATCTGGGCGTGAATGTCAATCTGGGCGGCAACCAGATGTATCGTCGCGTCAGCCGCCAGAACGTGCTGGTGCAGGATTTTTTTACGCGGGGCCTGTACACCGTTGGAAATGGCCGTCTGCGTGACCCGGTCTATGAGTTCTCCGAACGGCAGGTCAATTCGCTCTACGCCTCGGCCGAACTTTCGTACAAAGAGATGCTTTTCCTGAACGGAACGGCCCGCAACGACTGGTTTTCGACGCTTTCGCCCGCCAACCGGAGCATTTTGTATCCGTCCGTCACGGCCAGCTTCGTGTTCTCGCAGGCTTTCGCTACGGCCCTGCCCTCCTGGCTGAGTTTCGGCAAAATCCGGGCGGCCTACGCGGAGGTGGGCAGCGACACGGATGTTTCGCCCTACGCCAACAACCTCTTTTACACGATCAACCCCTTGCAGTTCACCTCGCCTGCGGGGGTCGCCCAGCCGCTCGCCAGCATCAGCGGGGCCACGGTTCCCAACGCCAATCTGCGCCCGATGCGGGTTTCCGAAAAAGAAATCGGGCTGGAGCTGCGGCTGTTCAACAATGCGCTGGGGCTTGATTTCACGTATTACGACAAACTTTCGTCCGACCAGATTCTCCGCGCCCAGATTTCCGACGGCGGCGGTTTTACCTCGCAGCTCATCAACGTGGGCGAAAGCCGGAACCAGGGACTGGAAATGATGGTCAACATTTCACCGGTCAAAACGCCGGACCTGACCTGGAACCTGAACGTCAACGCCGCTTACAACAAAACGAAAGTCCTGAACCTCGGCACCAGCGTCAGCGACAACATGATTACCGTCGGGACGGGCGAATTTACGGGCGAACTCCGGCAGGTGGTCGGGCAGCCGATCGGACAGTTGTACGGCTTCGGCTACCTCCGCGACGCCCAGGGACGGCAGGTGTTTGATGCCGGAAACGGCCGCCCGCTGCGGACCGCCAACCAGGTCAGTTTCGGCAGCGCCGTTCCGCTCTGGGTCGGCGGCATCACCAACAGTCTGTCCTACAAAGGCGTCAACCTGTCGGTGCTGGTTGACTTCAAGCTGGGACACAAAATGATTTCGGGCACCAACTTCAACGCCTGGCGGCACGGCCTGCACAAAGGCACGCTGGCCGGTCGGGACCAGGGGTACGTCATCGGCGTTGGCGTCAACCCCAACGGCGAAGTGAACCAGGTCCGTTCGGGGGTGCAGGCGTACTACGAAACCGTCCGTTCGCAGAACATCGCCGAAGAATTTGTCTACAACGCCGGGCTCTGGCAGTTGCGGCAGATTTCTCTGGGCTACGATTTCAGCCGGTTTCTGCCCCGAAACAGCCGGTTCATCAAGGGCGTGCGGCTCAATGCGGTGGCCAGCAACGTGGCGGTCCTGAAAAAATGGGTGCCCAACATTCATCCCGAACAGTTCGGTTTTCCGTCCGACAACCTCGTCGGGCTGGAGGCTACCGGACTGCCCATCACCCGGAATGTCGGCTTTAACCTGAATGTCCGCTTTTAA
- a CDS encoding SusD/RagB family nutrient-binding outer membrane lipoprotein, protein MKKRNFRFPVWLTAFGLLVSCDQGFDEMNINPIALTSVDPAFQFNTAVVNSAFGYNNLQYETIIVKQMINPFSGVGAAGQYNQDNRSVTAANWERGYRNVVRELVDILVQSKDVPARSNLYHMTRIWRAFSFMLLTDTYGDIPYKDAGKSYLEGIVAPAYDSQQDIYTDIISELESATAALDASKPRVTSDVLYSGDIPRWKRFGNSLLLRAGMRLSKVNPTRAAEVVAKAVAGGVMQSNDDNAVMRHNANFQNPVGTQLNGGQSDFFYLAEDFVTYLKANNDPRLAAIAVRYVGARSTTDQREALANRTPAIQIGMPLGYDNTTVSAAVTRDKLASLYDYSQLDRTRMGGAQAPTFFLTYAQTQLLMAEAVVRRWIPGDAATFYANGIRAHMRQLAAYGTSTAIAEPAITAYVDANPMKAGSELEQINTQYWVASFLNGPEAWANFRRTDFPKLTPNPFPGSDLKTEPFIRRLTYTDAELNVNKVNVQKAIERQGPNLLDTRVWWDKK, encoded by the coding sequence ATGAAAAAGCGAAACTTTCGTTTCCCCGTCTGGCTCACCGCCTTCGGCCTGCTGGTCTCCTGCGACCAGGGTTTCGACGAAATGAACATCAACCCAATTGCGCTGACTTCGGTAGACCCCGCCTTTCAGTTCAACACGGCCGTGGTTAACAGCGCCTTTGGGTACAATAACCTCCAATACGAAACCATCATCGTCAAGCAGATGATCAACCCCTTCAGCGGGGTGGGCGCGGCCGGGCAGTACAACCAGGACAACCGCTCAGTCACGGCGGCCAACTGGGAACGCGGCTACCGGAATGTCGTCCGCGAACTGGTCGATATTCTGGTGCAGTCCAAAGACGTACCGGCCCGGTCGAACCTGTACCACATGACCCGAATCTGGCGGGCCTTTTCGTTCATGCTGCTGACGGATACTTACGGCGACATTCCTTACAAAGACGCCGGGAAAAGCTACCTGGAAGGCATTGTCGCCCCGGCCTACGATTCGCAGCAGGACATTTACACCGACATCATTTCCGAACTCGAATCGGCCACGGCGGCCCTCGACGCCAGCAAACCGCGCGTTACGTCGGACGTGCTCTACAGCGGCGACATTCCCCGCTGGAAGCGGTTCGGCAACTCGCTGCTGCTCCGGGCGGGCATGCGGCTGTCGAAGGTGAACCCGACCCGCGCGGCCGAGGTGGTGGCCAAAGCCGTGGCGGGCGGCGTGATGCAGTCCAACGACGACAACGCCGTGATGCGGCACAACGCCAATTTTCAGAACCCGGTCGGCACCCAGCTCAACGGCGGTCAGTCCGACTTCTTTTATCTGGCCGAAGACTTTGTAACATATCTGAAAGCCAACAACGACCCGCGGCTGGCGGCCATCGCCGTGCGGTATGTGGGCGCGCGCAGCACCACCGACCAGCGCGAGGCCCTCGCTAATCGCACACCCGCCATCCAGATCGGCATGCCGCTGGGATACGACAACACCACCGTCTCGGCCGCCGTCACGCGGGACAAGCTGGCGAGCCTCTACGACTACAGCCAGCTCGACCGCACCCGCATGGGCGGCGCGCAGGCCCCGACCTTCTTCCTCACCTACGCCCAGACGCAGCTGCTGATGGCCGAAGCGGTGGTCCGCCGCTGGATTCCCGGCGATGCGGCGACGTTTTATGCCAACGGCATCCGCGCCCACATGCGGCAACTGGCGGCTTACGGCACCTCGACGGCCATTGCCGAACCGGCCATTACGGCCTATGTCGACGCCAACCCCATGAAGGCCGGAAGCGAACTGGAACAGATCAACACGCAGTACTGGGTGGCCTCGTTCCTGAACGGACCTGAAGCCTGGGCCAATTTCCGGCGCACGGACTTTCCGAAGCTGACGCCGAATCCGTTCCCGGGCAGCGACCTCAAGACCGAGCCTTTCATCCGGCGGCTGACCTATACCGATGCCGAACTGAACGTCAACAAAGTGAACGTGCAGAAGGCCATCGAACGGCAGGGACCGAATTTGCTCGATACGCGCGTCTGGTGGGATAAAAAGTAG